Proteins encoded within one genomic window of Saccharopolyspora pogona:
- a CDS encoding MurR/RpiR family transcriptional regulator: MATDDTFRESGESSPLVKIRSLLPGLARAEQRVANIVLADPASIARRSITEVAEAAGTSETTVTRFCKAIGVGGYPDLRIALAADTARTSTRDRELGSDIAPEDDLGQIIEKVGYADAKAVEETADQLDAAILGRLVDDVATARRIDVYGVGASAFVALDLQQKLHRIGLTCFAWADTHNALTSAAVLREGDVAIGISHTGATTETVEALREARRRGATTAALTNFARSPITEVADHVLTTAVRETTYRSGAMASRIGQLTVIDCLFIGVAQRHLDQAKAALEATYEAVGGHRLGSRPDRRRQKET; this comes from the coding sequence ATGGCCACTGACGACACGTTCCGCGAATCGGGCGAGTCAAGCCCGCTCGTCAAGATTCGCTCCCTGCTGCCCGGCCTCGCCCGAGCCGAACAGCGCGTGGCCAACATCGTGCTCGCCGACCCGGCTTCGATCGCCCGGCGCAGCATCACCGAGGTCGCCGAGGCCGCGGGCACCAGCGAAACCACTGTCACCCGGTTCTGCAAGGCGATCGGCGTCGGCGGCTACCCGGACCTGCGCATCGCGCTCGCCGCCGACACGGCGCGCACCTCCACCCGGGACCGCGAGCTGGGCAGCGACATCGCCCCGGAAGACGACCTCGGGCAGATCATCGAGAAGGTCGGTTACGCCGACGCCAAGGCGGTCGAGGAGACCGCGGATCAGCTGGACGCCGCGATCCTGGGGCGGCTCGTCGACGACGTCGCCACGGCCCGCCGCATCGACGTCTACGGCGTCGGCGCCAGCGCCTTCGTCGCGCTCGACCTGCAGCAGAAGCTGCACCGCATCGGCCTGACCTGCTTCGCCTGGGCCGACACGCACAACGCGCTGACCTCGGCGGCAGTGCTGCGGGAAGGCGATGTCGCCATCGGCATCTCGCACACCGGCGCCACCACCGAGACGGTCGAGGCGCTCCGCGAGGCGCGGCGGCGCGGAGCCACCACCGCCGCCCTGACCAATTTCGCCCGCTCGCCCATCACCGAGGTCGCCGACCACGTGCTGACCACCGCGGTCCGCGAGACCACCTACCGCTCCGGCGCCATGGCCAGCCGCATCGGGCAGCTGACCGTGATCGACTGCCTGTTCATCGGCGTCGCGCAACGCCACCTGGACCAGGCGAAGGCAGCGCTGGAAGCCACCTACGAAGCAGTGGGCGGCCACCGCCTCGGCAGCCGGCCGGACCGCCGGCGGCAGAAGGAGACGTGA
- the murQ gene encoding N-acetylmuramic acid 6-phosphate etherase: MSRDRAVRVDAPTERNNPRTRDIDLLPTLDVLHVLNGEDRTVPVAVGRVLPELARAVDMAVAALRAGGRVHYVGAGTSGRLAVLDAAELIPTFNVPPNWVIAHQAGGPEAFRHAVENAEDDVESGAAAIREGASGLDCVVGLAASGRTPYVLGALEAAQELGARTALVTSNPNVGKVPADVVIAVDTGPEPISGSTRMKAGTAQKLVLTSFSTAVMIRMGRTYSNLMVSMLATNAKLRGRTISILQEATGASEEVCAAALTAADGDLKTALVHLLTGVDIERAAAALAVSDGHVRDALRAVEG; this comes from the coding sequence ATGAGCCGGGACCGCGCGGTCCGCGTCGACGCTCCCACCGAACGAAACAACCCCAGGACCAGGGACATCGACCTGCTGCCGACCCTGGACGTCCTGCACGTCCTCAACGGCGAGGACCGGACGGTGCCGGTTGCGGTCGGCCGGGTGCTGCCCGAGCTGGCCCGCGCGGTGGACATGGCCGTCGCGGCGCTGCGCGCGGGCGGGCGGGTGCACTACGTCGGCGCGGGTACCTCCGGGCGGCTCGCGGTGCTGGACGCCGCCGAACTGATCCCGACCTTCAACGTGCCGCCGAACTGGGTCATCGCGCACCAGGCCGGCGGCCCCGAGGCCTTCCGGCACGCCGTGGAGAACGCCGAGGACGACGTCGAATCCGGTGCCGCGGCAATCCGCGAGGGCGCGAGCGGGCTCGACTGCGTCGTGGGGCTCGCGGCGTCCGGGCGGACGCCGTACGTGCTCGGCGCGTTGGAGGCCGCGCAGGAGCTCGGGGCGCGGACCGCGCTGGTGACGTCGAACCCGAACGTCGGGAAAGTGCCCGCCGACGTGGTGATCGCGGTGGACACCGGGCCGGAACCGATCAGCGGGTCGACGCGGATGAAGGCGGGCACCGCTCAGAAGCTGGTGCTCACATCGTTCTCCACCGCGGTGATGATCCGGATGGGCCGGACCTACTCGAACCTGATGGTCAGCATGCTCGCCACCAACGCGAAGCTGCGCGGCCGCACGATCAGCATCCTGCAGGAAGCGACCGGGGCTTCCGAAGAGGTGTGCGCGGCAGCGCTCACGGCGGCGGACGGCGACCTCAAGACCGCGCTGGTGCACCTGCTCACCGGCGTCGACATCGAGCGAGCGGCGGCGGCGCTGGCGGTCTCCGACGGCCACGTCCGCGACGCGCTCCGAGCCGTCGAGGGCTGA
- a CDS encoding nucleoside hydrolase, which produces MAKKILIDCDPGIDDALALALAHGSPELDIVGVTTVGGNVELEHTTDNALRLRDFYGMDVPVARGAGQPLVREPKTAGDVHGKTGLGGVVLPEPKSKLSDQHAVDFIIDTLAAAPGEISLTAVGPLTNIALALRKEPRIAEWVGEFVIMGGSYTRGNTNPAAEFNILADPEGAAVAFNAPWRTVMIGLDLTYQARANAAVRARFADLGRLESELITPSLDFYGSHVSYRDEGPAIHDACAIAYVIDPGLFQTVSARVDVETQGRFTSGMTVTDFGAPSDVHNADVATTLDAEAFWTLVADAYRNVAANLPD; this is translated from the coding sequence GTGGCGAAGAAGATCTTGATCGACTGCGATCCGGGCATCGACGACGCGCTGGCGCTGGCGCTGGCGCACGGCAGTCCGGAGCTGGACATCGTCGGCGTGACCACCGTCGGCGGCAACGTCGAGTTGGAGCACACCACCGACAACGCCCTGCGGCTGCGTGACTTCTACGGCATGGACGTGCCGGTCGCGCGCGGTGCCGGTCAGCCGCTGGTGCGCGAGCCGAAGACCGCCGGGGATGTGCACGGCAAGACCGGTCTCGGCGGCGTGGTGCTGCCCGAGCCGAAGTCGAAGCTGAGCGACCAGCACGCCGTCGACTTCATCATCGACACCTTGGCCGCCGCGCCCGGCGAGATCAGCCTGACGGCGGTCGGGCCGCTCACCAACATCGCGCTCGCGCTGCGCAAGGAGCCGCGGATCGCCGAGTGGGTTGGGGAATTCGTCATTATGGGCGGCTCCTACACCCGCGGCAACACGAACCCGGCCGCCGAGTTCAACATCCTCGCTGATCCCGAGGGCGCGGCCGTCGCGTTCAACGCGCCCTGGCGGACGGTCATGATCGGGCTGGACCTGACCTACCAGGCCCGGGCGAACGCCGCGGTGCGCGCGCGGTTCGCCGACCTCGGTCGGCTGGAGTCGGAGCTGATCACGCCGTCCCTGGACTTCTACGGCAGCCACGTCAGCTACCGCGACGAGGGCCCGGCCATCCACGACGCCTGCGCGATCGCGTACGTGATCGACCCGGGGCTGTTCCAGACGGTGTCGGCCCGCGTCGACGTCGAAACGCAGGGCCGCTTCACCTCCGGCATGACGGTCACGGACTTCGGGGCCCCGTCCGACGTCCACAACGCCGACGTCGCCACGACCCTCGACGCCGAAGCCTTCTGGACCCTGGTCGCCGACGCCTACCGCAACGTCGCCGCCAACCTCCCGGACTGA
- a CDS encoding oxidoreductase, which produces MPVASSGVTEKPSLAPLLELDGVADAVTAARAAIDEVHRHPANRRGWPATAAEASVRAARASAAIAGGAAEIPESGEVTDPLLAGSLRIAEAMGTLLPTWQRAPRQALARMHVLAAADLIDDPDRLGRPQADPLIAERLDLLAEIITDREAQGPGPVLAAVVHGELLALQPFGTADGVIARAAARLSVIGSGLDPKGLVVPEVAYFRRQEEYAERALGFATGEIDEVAAWIVYCCEALEAGAREAKSIADAVQEG; this is translated from the coding sequence GTGCCGGTAGCGTCGTCGGGCGTGACCGAGAAGCCATCGCTGGCGCCGCTGCTGGAGCTGGACGGCGTCGCCGACGCCGTGACCGCCGCCCGCGCGGCGATCGATGAGGTGCACCGGCACCCGGCCAACCGGCGCGGCTGGCCCGCCACCGCGGCCGAGGCGTCCGTCCGGGCCGCCCGCGCGTCGGCGGCCATCGCGGGCGGCGCGGCCGAGATCCCGGAATCCGGCGAGGTCACTGACCCGCTGCTGGCCGGTTCGCTGCGGATCGCCGAGGCGATGGGCACGCTGCTGCCCACCTGGCAGCGCGCGCCGCGGCAGGCGCTGGCCCGGATGCACGTGCTCGCGGCGGCCGACCTGATCGACGACCCGGACCGGCTCGGCCGTCCGCAGGCCGACCCGTTGATCGCCGAGCGGCTCGACCTGCTCGCCGAGATCATCACCGACCGCGAAGCCCAGGGGCCGGGCCCGGTGCTGGCGGCGGTCGTGCACGGCGAACTCCTCGCGCTGCAGCCGTTCGGCACCGCCGACGGGGTGATCGCGCGGGCCGCGGCGCGGCTGAGCGTGATCGGCAGCGGGCTCGACCCGAAGGGCCTGGTGGTTCCCGAGGTCGCGTACTTCCGGCGGCAGGAGGAGTACGCCGAGCGGGCCCTCGGCTTCGCCACCGGCGAGATCGACGAGGTCGCGGCCTGGATCGTGTACTGCTGCGAGGCGTTGGAGGCCGGGGCGCGCGAGGCGAAGTCGATCGCCGACGCCGTCCAGGAGGGCTGA
- the acs gene encoding acetate--CoA ligase, with protein sequence MNQPDGQSNTLDNLLIESRTFPPSQEFAAQANATSALYEEASADREAFWVKQAERLHWDTKWNQVLDWSNAPFAKWFVGGKLNVAYNCVDRHVEAGSGDRVAIHWEGEPGDSRAITYAELQREVSRTANALAALGVGAGDRVAIYLPMLPEAVFSMLACARLGAMHSVVFGGFSSEALRIRINDAEAKVVITSDGQYRRGKAMPLKANVDEAVAETPSVEHVVVVKRTGGEVAWDDARDKWWDDVLEGQPETHAPEAFDAEQPLFILYTSGTTGRPKGILHTSGGYLTQAAYTHQTVFDLKPESDVYWCTADIGWVTGHTYIVYGPLANGATQVIYEGTPNAPHEGRHWEVVQKYGVTIYYTAPTTIRTFMKWGVEIPAKYDLSSLRLLGSVGEPINPEAWIWYRKNIGGDRTPVVDTWWQTETGAIMISPLPGVTVAKPGSAQRPLPGISAKVVDETGAEVGNGGGGLLVLDGPWPSMLRGIWGDDDRYRETYWSKFADLGFYFAGDGAKYDADGDIWLLGRVDDVMNVSGHRISTTEVESALVSHPNVAEAAVVGASDPTTGQGIVAFVILRGGIDDTASGEVALKELREHVSHEIGPIAKPRQIMVVPELPKTRSGKIMRRLLRDVAENREVGDVTTLADSSVMDLISRGLKKSSDD encoded by the coding sequence ATGAACCAGCCCGACGGGCAGAGCAACACGCTCGACAACCTGCTCATCGAAAGCAGGACATTCCCGCCGTCCCAGGAATTCGCGGCGCAGGCAAACGCCACGTCGGCGCTGTACGAGGAAGCTTCGGCGGACCGGGAGGCGTTCTGGGTCAAGCAGGCCGAGCGGCTGCACTGGGACACCAAGTGGAACCAGGTCCTGGACTGGTCGAATGCCCCGTTCGCGAAGTGGTTCGTCGGCGGCAAGCTGAACGTGGCCTACAACTGCGTGGACCGGCACGTCGAGGCCGGCAGCGGTGACCGCGTCGCGATCCACTGGGAAGGCGAGCCCGGGGATTCGCGCGCGATCACGTACGCGGAGCTGCAGCGGGAGGTCTCCCGCACCGCCAACGCCCTGGCCGCGCTGGGCGTCGGCGCCGGCGACCGGGTCGCGATCTACCTGCCGATGCTGCCCGAAGCGGTGTTCTCGATGCTTGCGTGCGCCCGGCTGGGCGCGATGCACAGCGTCGTCTTCGGCGGGTTCTCCTCGGAGGCGCTGCGCATCCGCATCAACGACGCCGAGGCGAAGGTGGTGATCACCTCCGACGGCCAGTACCGGCGCGGCAAGGCGATGCCGCTGAAGGCCAACGTGGACGAGGCCGTCGCGGAGACCCCGAGCGTCGAGCACGTGGTGGTGGTCAAGCGCACCGGCGGTGAGGTCGCCTGGGACGACGCCCGCGACAAGTGGTGGGATGACGTCCTGGAGGGCCAGCCGGAGACCCACGCCCCGGAGGCCTTCGACGCCGAGCAGCCGCTGTTCATCCTCTACACCTCGGGCACCACCGGCAGGCCCAAGGGCATCCTGCACACCTCCGGTGGCTACCTCACCCAGGCCGCCTACACGCACCAGACCGTCTTCGACCTCAAGCCGGAGTCGGACGTGTACTGGTGCACCGCGGACATCGGCTGGGTCACCGGCCACACCTACATCGTGTACGGGCCGCTGGCCAACGGGGCGACCCAGGTCATCTACGAGGGCACCCCCAACGCGCCGCACGAGGGCCGGCACTGGGAGGTCGTGCAGAAGTACGGGGTGACGATCTACTACACCGCCCCTACGACGATCCGCACGTTCATGAAGTGGGGCGTGGAGATCCCCGCGAAGTACGACCTGTCCTCCCTGCGCCTGCTGGGCTCGGTCGGCGAGCCGATCAACCCCGAGGCCTGGATCTGGTACCGCAAGAACATCGGCGGCGACCGCACGCCGGTCGTGGACACCTGGTGGCAGACCGAGACCGGAGCGATCATGATCTCCCCGCTGCCCGGGGTCACCGTCGCCAAGCCCGGCTCGGCGCAGCGGCCGCTGCCGGGGATCTCGGCGAAGGTCGTCGACGAGACCGGGGCGGAGGTCGGCAACGGCGGCGGCGGGCTCCTGGTGCTGGACGGGCCGTGGCCGTCGATGCTGCGCGGCATCTGGGGCGACGACGACCGCTACCGGGAGACCTACTGGTCGAAGTTCGCCGACCTCGGCTTCTACTTCGCCGGCGACGGTGCCAAGTACGACGCCGACGGCGACATCTGGCTGCTGGGCCGGGTCGACGACGTCATGAACGTCTCCGGGCACCGCATCTCCACGACGGAGGTCGAGTCCGCCCTGGTGTCGCACCCCAACGTCGCCGAGGCGGCCGTGGTCGGGGCCTCCGACCCCACCACCGGCCAGGGCATCGTGGCGTTCGTGATTCTGCGCGGCGGCATCGACGACACCGCCAGCGGCGAGGTCGCGCTCAAGGAGCTGCGCGAGCACGTCTCCCACGAGATCGGCCCGATCGCCAAGCCCCGCCAGATCATGGTCGTGCCCGAGCTGCCCAAGACCCGCTCCGGCAAGATCATGCGGCGCCTGCTGCGCGACGTCGCGGAGAACCGCGAGGTCGGCGACGTCACGACGCTCGCCGACTCCTCGGTCATGGACCTCATCTCCAGGGGCCTGAAGAAGTCCAGCGACGACTGA
- the nhaA gene encoding Na+/H+ antiporter NhaA yields the protein MSKAARNKSRPAKAARSARTFDFGSYLRTETVGGVVLLAATAVALLLANSPAAALYHAIRDFEIGPAALHLDLSIGDWAKDGLLAIFFFVAGLELKRELVVGELSNIKSALLPVIAAIGGMIVPAVLAFSISHGTPGAHAAWAIPVATDIAFALGVLSLTGSWMPTAARVFLLSLAVVDDLGAIVVIAVLFTDGLSVLALLAAVVLCVAYWYLQRKRITTPWLYVPLAVATWIAVHTSGIHATIAGVALGLLTRVKRDPHEPASPAMRLEHRLQPWSAGLIVPVFAFFAAGVPVNGEALAAIGADRVAIAIIIGLVVGKLIGIFGSSFLAVKLGIGAKPDSVQWRDMAALAMLGGVGFTVSLLIADLSLAGAAAERAKAAVLIASAIASLLAAAVLLRRGRKLKNGDGTDVA from the coding sequence GTGTCGAAAGCCGCCCGCAACAAGTCCCGGCCCGCCAAGGCCGCGCGATCTGCGCGAACGTTCGACTTCGGCTCCTACTTGCGGACCGAAACCGTCGGCGGCGTGGTCCTGCTGGCCGCCACCGCTGTCGCGCTGCTGCTGGCGAACTCCCCCGCGGCAGCGCTTTACCACGCGATCCGCGACTTCGAAATCGGGCCGGCGGCCCTGCACCTCGACCTGTCCATCGGCGACTGGGCAAAGGACGGGCTGCTCGCGATCTTCTTCTTCGTCGCGGGGCTGGAGCTCAAGCGCGAACTCGTGGTCGGCGAGCTGTCCAACATCAAGAGCGCGCTGCTGCCGGTGATCGCCGCGATCGGCGGCATGATCGTGCCCGCCGTGCTCGCCTTCTCGATCAGCCACGGCACGCCCGGCGCGCATGCCGCGTGGGCGATCCCGGTCGCCACCGACATCGCCTTCGCGCTGGGTGTGCTGTCGCTGACCGGCTCCTGGATGCCCACCGCGGCGCGAGTCTTCCTGCTCAGCCTCGCGGTGGTCGACGACCTGGGCGCGATCGTGGTGATCGCGGTGCTGTTCACCGACGGGCTCAGCGTGCTCGCGCTGCTCGCTGCGGTCGTGCTCTGCGTCGCCTACTGGTACCTGCAGCGCAAGCGGATCACCACGCCGTGGCTGTACGTGCCGCTGGCCGTGGCCACCTGGATCGCGGTGCACACCAGCGGCATCCACGCGACGATCGCCGGCGTGGCGCTCGGGCTGCTCACGCGTGTGAAGCGCGACCCGCACGAGCCGGCGTCGCCGGCGATGCGCCTGGAACACCGGCTTCAGCCCTGGTCGGCCGGGCTCATCGTGCCGGTCTTCGCGTTCTTCGCCGCCGGGGTTCCGGTGAATGGCGAGGCGTTGGCCGCGATCGGCGCGGACCGGGTGGCCATCGCGATCATCATCGGGCTGGTGGTGGGCAAGCTGATCGGCATCTTCGGCAGCTCCTTCCTCGCGGTGAAGCTGGGCATCGGCGCGAAACCGGACTCGGTGCAGTGGCGCGACATGGCGGCGCTGGCGATGCTCGGCGGCGTCGGCTTCACGGTCAGCCTGCTGATCGCCGACCTGTCGCTGGCCGGTGCGGCGGCGGAACGCGCCAAGGCCGCGGTGCTGATCGCGTCCGCCATCGCGTCGCTGCTCGCCGCTGCGGTCCTGCTGCGGCGCGGCCGCAAGCTCAAGAACGGCGACGGCACCGACGTCGCCTGA
- a CDS encoding phage holin family protein, translating into MGHVNSAQKSTNGSRDGAGWTAVTSIPLSEEGTAPDGQSIGALVRDATTHLSTLVRSEVELAKTELAGEMKKAVKGSVYFVLALTVLGFSLFFLFFTLAEGLAQLGLWRWAAFGIVFLVMLLVAGLLALLGYMRVRKIRAPKRTIETLKDTKQITKRHHAAEETPAAS; encoded by the coding sequence ATGGGGCACGTGAACAGCGCCCAGAAGAGCACCAACGGCAGCCGTGACGGTGCGGGGTGGACTGCGGTCACGTCCATCCCGCTGTCCGAAGAGGGCACTGCTCCCGACGGGCAGTCCATCGGCGCGTTGGTCCGCGATGCTACGACTCACCTGTCCACATTGGTCAGGTCCGAGGTGGAGCTGGCCAAGACCGAGCTCGCCGGCGAGATGAAGAAGGCCGTCAAGGGCAGCGTCTACTTCGTCCTCGCGCTGACCGTGCTCGGCTTCAGCCTGTTCTTCCTGTTCTTCACGCTGGCCGAGGGGCTGGCCCAGCTCGGCCTGTGGCGGTGGGCGGCCTTCGGCATCGTGTTCCTGGTGATGCTGCTGGTGGCGGGCCTGCTGGCGCTGCTCGGCTACATGCGGGTGCGCAAGATCCGGGCACCGAAGCGCACCATCGAAACGCTCAAGGACACCAAGCAGATCACCAAGCGCCACCACGCCGCCGAGGAAACCCCGGCAGCGTCCTGA